In Oleiharenicola lentus, the following are encoded in one genomic region:
- a CDS encoding inner membrane CreD family protein, translating into MENAQPPLLPPTAQRRRHAVTLKLLFIALLVLVLQLPLALINGLRQERSGNREAAHARRAADVQWTETDPVPAYSPARAAAEGYRMVERSLKHSVLVLTLVFAAFFLFETLAGLRLHAVHYGLVGAALCLFYLALLALGEVLSPGSAYIGAAVASSLLIVGYSISILHSYARAGSIAALLAAEHSVLYVVLRMEDFALLAGTTALFVVLAAVMFFTRNVDWFAQEAGKTEARA; encoded by the coding sequence ATGGAAAACGCCCAACCTCCTCTCCTCCCGCCGACGGCCCAGCGCCGGCGGCACGCCGTCACCCTGAAATTGCTCTTCATCGCCCTGCTGGTGCTGGTGCTGCAACTGCCCCTCGCCCTGATCAACGGGCTGAGGCAGGAACGCAGCGGCAACCGCGAAGCTGCGCACGCGCGCCGGGCCGCGGATGTCCAGTGGACCGAGACGGATCCGGTGCCGGCCTACTCGCCGGCCAGGGCCGCGGCCGAGGGCTACCGGATGGTCGAGCGCTCGCTCAAGCACAGCGTGCTGGTGCTGACGCTCGTGTTCGCCGCGTTCTTCCTGTTCGAGACCCTGGCCGGACTGCGGTTGCACGCCGTGCACTACGGCCTCGTGGGTGCGGCGCTCTGCCTGTTCTACCTCGCGCTGCTGGCGCTGGGTGAAGTGCTTTCGCCCGGGTCGGCCTACATCGGCGCCGCGGTGGCGTCATCGCTGCTGATTGTCGGCTACAGCATCTCGATCCTGCACAGCTACGCGCGGGCCGGCAGCATCGCCGCCCTGCTGGCCGCCGAGCACAGCGTGCTCTACGTGGTGCTGCGCATGGAGGATTTCGCGCTGTTGGCCGGGACGACCGCGCTGTTCGTCGTGCTCGCCGCCGTGATGTTCTTCACCCGCAACGTGGACTGGTTCGCCCAGGAAGCCGGCAAGACGGAGGCGCGGGCGTGA
- the creC gene encoding two-component system sensor histidine kinase CreC — protein sequence MRIRTAIFAVYVGASALGLTAVTSLVLRDVRLRYVESMRRTLGDTAAYMAAFAAPASPAEDWTAKLATLPKQVAMLRVFACDRDGRVLFDSAGRDVGQVYQWNMFGGGRWASENYTQPNVAVVDGELRVVSRVLAGESHLGWVGVGRPLAAVEQGVREARWRLVFYIGLIAGGMIVLGWWIAARLTHSLEKLTAYARSVRDGRKATPPGSKAREIAELGRAFEEMREALEGRQNVERYTQTLAHEVKAPLAAIRGAAELLDETMPPMQRQLFLSNIRKEAARIQRIIDRLLELSSLEARKDLQQIAEVPAAKLAQVAADVVRSAYAARNVTLHVQESDGPALQGEAVLLREALVNLLQNALDFSPPGGKVSLGWVREPQKVVFRVEDSGPGVPDYALPRVFERFYSLPRPDTERKSTGLGLALVREIAHLHGGDAALENRPEGGARATLWLPAE from the coding sequence ATGAGAATCCGCACGGCCATTTTCGCGGTGTATGTCGGTGCCTCGGCGCTGGGTTTGACGGCGGTGACCAGTCTGGTGTTGCGCGATGTGCGGCTCCGCTACGTCGAGTCCATGCGCCGCACGCTCGGCGACACGGCGGCCTACATGGCGGCCTTTGCCGCCCCGGCCAGTCCCGCGGAGGATTGGACCGCCAAGCTCGCGACCCTGCCCAAGCAGGTGGCGATGCTCCGGGTGTTCGCCTGCGACCGTGATGGCCGGGTCTTGTTCGACTCCGCGGGCCGAGATGTCGGGCAGGTTTATCAATGGAACATGTTTGGCGGCGGACGCTGGGCCTCCGAAAACTACACCCAGCCCAACGTGGCCGTCGTGGACGGCGAATTGCGGGTGGTTTCACGGGTGTTGGCCGGTGAATCGCATCTCGGCTGGGTTGGGGTGGGGCGGCCGTTGGCGGCGGTCGAGCAGGGGGTGCGGGAGGCCCGCTGGCGGCTGGTTTTCTACATCGGGCTGATTGCCGGCGGCATGATCGTGCTTGGGTGGTGGATTGCCGCCCGGCTCACCCACTCGCTGGAAAAACTGACCGCCTACGCGCGGAGCGTGCGCGATGGCCGGAAAGCCACCCCGCCGGGCTCGAAGGCGCGGGAGATCGCCGAGCTGGGCCGCGCCTTCGAGGAGATGCGCGAGGCGCTGGAAGGGCGGCAAAACGTGGAGCGCTACACGCAGACGCTGGCGCATGAGGTGAAGGCCCCGCTCGCCGCCATCCGCGGTGCGGCCGAGCTGCTCGACGAGACCATGCCGCCGATGCAGCGGCAGCTGTTCCTCAGCAACATCCGCAAGGAGGCCGCGCGGATCCAGCGCATCATCGACCGGCTCCTGGAGCTGTCCTCGCTGGAGGCGCGCAAGGATCTGCAGCAGATCGCCGAGGTTCCCGCGGCCAAGCTTGCGCAGGTGGCGGCCGACGTGGTGCGGAGCGCCTACGCGGCACGGAACGTGACGCTGCACGTGCAGGAGAGCGACGGGCCTGCCCTGCAGGGCGAGGCCGTGCTGCTGCGGGAGGCCCTGGTCAACTTGTTGCAGAACGCGCTGGATTTCTCCCCGCCCGGCGGAAAGGTCTCGCTCGGGTGGGTGCGGGAGCCGCAGAAGGTGGTTTTCCGGGTCGAGGACTCCGGGCCCGGCGTGCCCGACTACGCCCTGCCGCGGGTGTTTGAGCGTTTCTACTCGCTGCCGCGCCCCGACACGGAGCGGAAGAGCACGGGGCTCGGTCTCGCGCTCGTGCGCGAAATCGCCCACCTGCACGGCGGAGACGCCGCGCTGGAGAACCGCCCCGAAGGCGGCGCACGGGCGACGCTCTGGCTGCCGGCGGAGTGA
- the creB gene encoding two-component system response regulator CreB, whose amino-acid sequence MPATRQTVLVVEDEQAIADTIVYALKTEGFEPVWKNTGREALAVLKTQLVALVVLDVGLPDMSGFDVCREAQKLGAPPVIFLTARSGEVDKIVGLELGADDYVAKPFSPRELTARVRAILRRANGKPATEAAGPGGIWSHDEARCRIGYRGHALELTRNEYRLLAALLASPGRVYSRDQLMAAAWDDPGAATDRTVDAHVKLLRAKLREAAPDFDPIVTHRGLGYSLREE is encoded by the coding sequence ATGCCCGCCACCCGCCAGACGGTCCTCGTGGTCGAGGACGAGCAAGCCATCGCTGACACGATTGTCTATGCCCTGAAGACGGAAGGCTTCGAACCCGTCTGGAAAAACACCGGCCGCGAGGCGCTCGCCGTGCTCAAGACGCAGCTGGTTGCCCTCGTCGTGCTCGACGTCGGCCTGCCTGACATGAGCGGCTTCGATGTCTGCCGCGAGGCGCAGAAACTCGGCGCTCCGCCGGTGATCTTCCTGACAGCGCGCAGCGGCGAGGTGGACAAGATTGTCGGGCTCGAGCTCGGCGCCGACGACTATGTCGCCAAGCCTTTCAGCCCCCGTGAGCTCACCGCCCGCGTGCGCGCGATCCTGCGTCGTGCGAACGGCAAACCCGCGACGGAGGCCGCGGGCCCCGGCGGGATCTGGTCGCACGACGAGGCCCGCTGCCGCATCGGTTACCGTGGGCACGCGCTTGAGCTCACGCGCAACGAATACCGGCTGCTGGCGGCCTTGCTGGCCTCGCCGGGCCGGGTGTACAGCCGCGACCAGCTGATGGCGGCGGCGTGGGACGATCCGGGAGCCGCCACCGACCGCACGGTGGATGCCCATGTGAAATTGCTCCGCGCCAAACTGCGGGAGGCGGCGCCGGACTTTGATCCGATCGTCACGCACCGGGGGTTGGGCTATTCGCTGCGCGAGGAATGA
- a CDS encoding SDR family oxidoreductase yields MRTPLVFISGASQGIGAAIARTFAEEVPHVRLALVARNVKNLEKTARACAKAGAKAEIFGCDVANAASVELMAAEVASRFGTPDVVVNNAGAFTMAPFVGTSLAQFDDMIAVNLRSAFLVTQAFLPAMLKRKSGDIFFMSSIAGLGAYPNAAAYCAAKFGVTGLAKVLRAETKDKGIRVCCVHPGATWSPSWEKSGVKPERIMPAEDIARAILDVHRLSRRTVVEEIVLRPQLGDV; encoded by the coding sequence ATGCGCACACCACTCGTTTTTATTAGCGGGGCTTCACAGGGAATCGGCGCCGCCATCGCCCGGACCTTTGCCGAGGAAGTTCCTCACGTCCGTCTCGCGCTGGTGGCGCGGAACGTGAAGAACCTCGAGAAAACCGCCCGCGCCTGCGCGAAGGCCGGTGCCAAGGCCGAGATCTTCGGGTGCGATGTGGCCAACGCCGCTTCCGTGGAACTGATGGCGGCGGAAGTGGCGAGCCGATTCGGCACCCCTGACGTGGTGGTCAACAACGCCGGCGCCTTCACCATGGCGCCGTTTGTCGGGACGAGCCTCGCGCAGTTCGACGACATGATCGCGGTGAACCTGCGCAGCGCATTTCTCGTCACCCAGGCATTCCTGCCGGCCATGTTGAAACGAAAGTCGGGCGACATCTTCTTCATGAGTTCCATTGCCGGCCTTGGCGCCTATCCGAATGCGGCGGCTTACTGTGCGGCGAAATTCGGCGTGACCGGGCTGGCAAAGGTTCTGCGGGCCGAGACCAAGGACAAGGGCATCCGGGTGTGCTGCGTGCATCCCGGCGCTACCTGGTCGCCCTCGTGGGAAAAGAGCGGCGTGAAACCGGAGCGCATCATGCCCGCCGAAGACATCGCCCGGGCGATTCTGGACGTGCACCGGCTCAGTCGCCGCACGGTCGTTGAGGAAATCGTGCTGCGCCCGCAGCTGGGCGATGTGTGA
- a CDS encoding porin, with amino-acid sequence MVKPHPRIILASLSLVSLLATPVLRASATIEERLAALEQKLAALSAENAALREAAKPAKDAPAPVQAGGKESKLLLGGFLHLHAESGSAPDSRFSGINDRFLVRRARVNVRGSFGKDFGFKVESDFGANTLGASTGYRAQLTDLYVEWLAHPEAQIRLGQFKTPFGWEQLMSDTANPFAERSLPNDRLTVSRQIGVMLFGSAAEKRVEYSAGIFNGNGVNNSNNDTDDFLAAARLAATAWSGKFHDKAASWSVGVNAFSDDAPARRTGVGFDTQLQLHPVTLRAEWLANTLDPVTGADVDSDGWSLAALWSLNDQWQLAARYETYDANTATGSNENDTLTLGLNWFIRRNDIAVSLNYLAGDASFGGGDDRFIGRLQLVF; translated from the coding sequence ATGGTTAAGCCACACCCCCGTATCATTCTAGCCAGTCTCAGCTTGGTCAGTCTGCTCGCCACCCCGGTGCTCCGGGCCTCGGCGACGATCGAGGAACGCCTCGCCGCCCTTGAGCAAAAACTCGCCGCCCTCAGTGCTGAAAACGCCGCCTTGCGCGAGGCCGCCAAGCCCGCCAAAGACGCCCCCGCGCCCGTCCAGGCCGGTGGCAAGGAAAGCAAACTGCTTCTCGGCGGCTTCCTGCACCTGCACGCCGAAAGTGGCAGCGCCCCCGACAGCCGTTTCAGCGGTATCAACGACCGCTTTCTCGTCCGCCGTGCCCGCGTGAACGTGCGTGGCAGCTTCGGCAAGGACTTCGGCTTCAAGGTGGAGTCCGACTTCGGCGCCAACACCCTCGGCGCCTCCACGGGCTACCGCGCCCAGCTGACCGACCTCTACGTCGAATGGCTCGCGCACCCCGAGGCCCAGATCCGTCTCGGCCAGTTCAAGACGCCCTTCGGCTGGGAACAGCTCATGTCCGACACCGCCAACCCCTTCGCCGAACGCTCCCTCCCCAACGACCGCCTCACCGTCAGCCGCCAGATCGGCGTCATGCTGTTCGGCAGCGCCGCGGAAAAGCGCGTCGAGTATTCCGCCGGCATCTTCAACGGCAACGGCGTCAACAACTCCAACAACGACACCGACGACTTCCTGGCCGCCGCCCGCCTCGCGGCCACCGCCTGGTCGGGCAAGTTCCACGACAAGGCCGCCTCATGGAGCGTCGGCGTGAACGCCTTCAGCGACGATGCGCCCGCCCGCCGCACCGGTGTCGGTTTCGACACCCAGCTCCAGCTGCACCCGGTCACGCTGCGCGCCGAGTGGCTCGCCAACACCCTCGACCCGGTCACCGGCGCCGACGTGGATTCCGACGGCTGGAGCCTCGCCGCCCTCTGGAGCCTCAACGATCAGTGGCAGCTCGCCGCCCGCTACGAAACCTACGACGCCAACACCGCGACCGGCAGCAACGAGAACGACACCCTCACCCTCGGCCTCAACTGGTTCATCCGCCGCAACGACATCGCGGTTTCGCTGAATTACCTGGCCGGCGACGCCAGCTTCGGCGGCGGCGACGACCGGTTCATCGGCCGCCTGCAGCTCGTTTTCTGA
- a CDS encoding PDC sensor domain-containing protein — MKTLSKLLLLASFTAVHLAAVEVPAKVHELAKGELAALAADPLLVSAISAQNAKGSSLDEIKAADKRWMDTAGVADFMKAIIDSPVGQHLRAWRQKRAYVSEIIVMDHQGANVAITEKTSDYWQGDEKKFSESFKDGGVAFVDKVKFDDSTQTYSVQVSVPVRDASGACIGVICCGIDIENL, encoded by the coding sequence ATGAAAACCCTCTCCAAGCTTCTTTTGCTGGCTTCGTTCACCGCCGTGCACCTCGCGGCCGTCGAAGTTCCGGCCAAGGTGCATGAGCTCGCCAAGGGCGAACTCGCCGCCCTCGCCGCCGATCCGCTGCTCGTCTCGGCCATCTCGGCCCAAAACGCGAAGGGCTCCTCCCTCGACGAGATCAAGGCCGCCGACAAGCGCTGGATGGACACCGCGGGCGTCGCCGACTTCATGAAGGCGATCATCGATTCGCCCGTCGGCCAGCACCTCCGCGCCTGGCGCCAGAAGCGCGCCTACGTGTCCGAGATCATCGTGATGGACCACCAGGGCGCCAACGTCGCCATCACGGAGAAGACCTCCGACTACTGGCAGGGCGACGAGAAGAAGTTCAGCGAGTCGTTCAAGGACGGTGGCGTGGCCTTCGTGGACAAGGTGAAGTTCGACGACAGCACCCAGACCTACTCCGTGCAGGTTTCCGTGCCGGTGCGCGACGCCTCCGGTGCCTGCATCGGCGTCATCTGCTGCGGCATCGACATCGAAAATCTCTGA
- a CDS encoding methyl-accepting chemotaxis protein, whose product MSKLSVSAKIVIGFVALILLVAVTGFVGYRAGSQIHSHLVKVNDHTLPAISLLLEADRDLHQALVAERTMIFVNPESEQFKVLLKDHADNISQAAGRWEKFKAVSPLPAEAGPVMADYEKKITEWQATTERIREARRANTPEGRREAIDLTNSVAFGRFNAARECINQLTEMLDANAHADQLLAATTHRRATWSSLGVTLLGLAIGAALTWFVGIRLARTLKTIVHSLSLNAGETSSAAGQISNSSQQLAQGASTQAASLEEISASLEEVSGMVRLNAEHAGKARTIAGQTRQAADHGSEEMKRMTEAVNAIATASTNISAIIKTIDQIAFQTNILALNAAVEAARAGEAGAGFSVVAEEVRALAQRSAAAAKETAEKIEDSLTKSRHGVDLSNRVAASLEEINQRAREVDGVVQEIATASEQQSQGVSQITTAVASMDRITQTNAATAEESASAAQELNAQTMCLHDAINQLNRLVGAEVTRESGVAPRDPSAVRPHPAPQAVAAA is encoded by the coding sequence ATGTCCAAGCTCTCCGTCAGCGCCAAGATCGTCATCGGCTTCGTCGCACTCATTCTGCTCGTGGCCGTGACCGGTTTTGTCGGCTACCGGGCCGGCAGCCAGATCCACTCGCATCTGGTGAAGGTCAACGACCACACCCTGCCGGCGATCAGCCTGCTGCTCGAGGCCGACCGCGACCTGCACCAGGCGCTGGTGGCCGAGCGCACCATGATCTTCGTCAACCCGGAGTCGGAGCAGTTCAAGGTCCTGTTGAAGGATCATGCGGACAACATCTCCCAGGCCGCCGGCCGTTGGGAAAAATTCAAGGCCGTGAGCCCGCTGCCCGCTGAGGCGGGCCCGGTCATGGCCGACTACGAGAAGAAGATCACCGAGTGGCAGGCCACCACCGAGCGCATCCGCGAGGCCCGCCGCGCCAACACGCCCGAAGGCCGCCGCGAGGCCATCGACCTGACCAATTCCGTCGCCTTCGGGCGCTTCAACGCCGCCCGCGAGTGCATCAACCAGCTCACCGAGATGCTCGACGCCAACGCCCACGCCGACCAGCTTCTCGCCGCCACCACCCACCGGCGCGCCACCTGGAGCAGCCTCGGTGTGACCCTGCTCGGGCTGGCGATCGGCGCCGCCCTGACCTGGTTCGTCGGCATCCGCCTCGCGCGCACGCTCAAGACGATCGTGCACAGCCTGTCGCTCAACGCCGGCGAAACCTCGTCGGCCGCCGGCCAGATCAGCAATTCCAGCCAGCAGCTCGCCCAGGGGGCCAGCACCCAGGCCGCTTCCCTCGAGGAGATCAGCGCCTCCCTCGAAGAGGTCTCCGGCATGGTCCGCCTCAACGCCGAACACGCCGGCAAGGCCCGCACGATCGCGGGCCAGACCCGCCAGGCCGCCGACCACGGCAGCGAGGAAATGAAGCGCATGACCGAGGCCGTGAACGCCATTGCCACCGCCTCCACCAACATCAGCGCGATCATCAAGACCATCGACCAGATTGCTTTCCAGACCAACATCCTCGCCCTCAACGCCGCGGTCGAGGCCGCCCGCGCCGGCGAGGCCGGCGCCGGCTTCAGCGTGGTCGCCGAGGAAGTTCGCGCGCTCGCGCAGCGCAGCGCCGCCGCCGCCAAGGAGACCGCCGAGAAGATCGAGGATTCGCTGACCAAGAGCCGCCACGGGGTCGATCTCAGCAACCGCGTCGCCGCGTCGCTCGAGGAAATCAACCAGCGCGCCCGCGAGGTGGACGGTGTGGTGCAGGAAATCGCGACCGCCTCCGAGCAGCAGTCCCAGGGCGTCTCCCAGATCACCACCGCCGTGGCCTCCATGGACCGGATCACCCAGACCAACGCCGCCACCGCCGAGGAATCCGCGAGTGCAGCGCAGGAACTCAACGCGCAGACCATGTGCCTGCACGACGCCATCAACCAGCTCAACCGGCTGGTCGGTGCCGAGGTCACCCGGGAGTCGGGCGTCGCCCCTCGCGACCCGTCGGCCGTGAGGCCGCACCCCGCGCCGCAAGCCGTCGCTGCCGCCTGA
- a CDS encoding helix-turn-helix transcriptional regulator, translating into MNRTDRLVAMVLFLQGRRVVRASELAEHFEVTERTVYRDISALGEAGVPIAGEAGVGYSLMKGYQLPPVMFTAEEASALFVGGELVKQFTDASLHGPMASALDKLRAVLPRDRQDHVEKLVSRTIVRGRGSRQAADAANQRWLVTVQQAVVLRRVLRMAYRGLEREEETQRDVDPLGVVFYGGGWYLVAWCRLRKGLRHFRVDRIQRLELLPVTFTPPEDFSLAEHMERSAAEGQSEPVRIWFHQHAQERAQRESYATLIEEKKRDGGAEFTLYSYSLEWTAYWLLSFGDRAEAVAPKKLRQLVKAGAEKIVAKHG; encoded by the coding sequence ATGAATCGGACCGACCGGCTCGTGGCGATGGTGTTGTTCCTGCAAGGCAGGCGCGTGGTGCGTGCCTCGGAGCTGGCGGAGCATTTCGAGGTGACCGAGCGCACGGTCTATCGCGACATCTCGGCCCTCGGCGAGGCGGGGGTGCCGATCGCAGGCGAGGCGGGCGTGGGTTACAGCCTGATGAAGGGCTACCAGCTGCCGCCGGTGATGTTCACGGCGGAAGAGGCGAGCGCCCTGTTCGTCGGCGGCGAGCTGGTGAAGCAGTTCACCGACGCCTCGCTGCACGGCCCGATGGCCTCGGCGCTCGACAAGCTCCGCGCGGTGCTCCCGCGCGACCGGCAGGACCACGTGGAGAAACTCGTCAGCCGCACCATCGTGCGCGGCCGCGGCTCGCGCCAGGCGGCCGACGCCGCCAACCAGCGCTGGCTGGTCACCGTCCAGCAGGCCGTGGTGCTGCGGCGCGTGCTGCGCATGGCCTACCGCGGCCTGGAACGCGAGGAGGAGACACAGCGCGACGTCGATCCGCTGGGCGTGGTGTTCTACGGCGGCGGCTGGTATCTCGTCGCGTGGTGCCGGTTGCGCAAGGGGCTGCGGCATTTCCGCGTGGACCGCATCCAGCGGCTGGAGCTGCTGCCGGTGACCTTCACCCCGCCCGAGGATTTCTCTCTGGCCGAGCACATGGAGCGTTCGGCGGCCGAGGGGCAGAGCGAGCCGGTGCGCATCTGGTTTCACCAACACGCGCAGGAGCGCGCCCAGCGCGAGAGCTACGCCACGCTCATCGAGGAAAAGAAGCGCGATGGCGGCGCGGAGTTCACGCTGTATTCCTACTCACTCGAATGGACCGCTTATTGGCTGTTGTCCTTCGGTGATCGCGCCGAGGCGGTGGCGCCGAAGAAGCTGCGTCAGCTCGTGAAGGCCGGCGCCGAGAAGATCGTGGCCAAGCACGGGTAA
- a CDS encoding ABC transporter ATP-binding protein has protein sequence MNPAPASDSRAPAAPGGRPVFHVRGLTKIYGEGTAQVRALAGVDLDLNAGEFVVLLGPSGSGKTTLLNQLGGLDIPTAGTLRYRDSDLTHATEEQLTLYRRQAVGFIFQFYNLIPSLTARENVGLITEIADHPLAPEEALEMVGLGARMDHFPAQLSGGEQQRVAIARAIAKRPEVLLCDEPTGALDVKTGIVVLEALERVNRELGTLTVIITHNAVMADMADRVIRFMDGKVLSEHRNTTRVEPATLRW, from the coding sequence GTGAATCCCGCCCCTGCCTCCGATTCCCGCGCTCCGGCCGCCCCCGGCGGACGTCCGGTGTTTCATGTGCGCGGCCTGACCAAGATTTACGGCGAGGGCACGGCGCAGGTGCGCGCACTGGCCGGCGTGGACCTCGACCTCAACGCCGGCGAGTTCGTCGTGCTGCTCGGCCCGTCCGGCTCGGGCAAGACCACGCTGCTCAACCAGCTCGGCGGCCTCGACATCCCGACCGCCGGCACGCTCCGTTACCGCGACTCCGACCTGACCCACGCCACCGAGGAACAGCTCACGCTCTACCGGCGGCAGGCCGTGGGGTTCATCTTCCAGTTCTACAACCTCATCCCGAGCCTGACCGCCCGCGAGAACGTCGGCCTCATCACCGAGATTGCCGATCACCCGCTGGCGCCTGAGGAAGCGCTGGAGATGGTCGGACTCGGCGCGCGGATGGATCATTTCCCGGCCCAGCTCTCCGGCGGCGAACAGCAGCGCGTGGCCATCGCCCGCGCCATCGCCAAGCGGCCCGAGGTGCTCCTGTGCGACGAGCCCACCGGCGCGCTCGACGTGAAAACCGGCATTGTCGTCCTCGAGGCCCTCGAACGCGTGAACCGCGAGCTCGGCACGCTCACCGTCATCATCACCCACAACGCCGTCATGGCCGACATGGCCGACCGCGTCATCCGCTTCATGGACGGCAAGGTGCTGTCCGAACACAGGAACACCACGCGCGTGGAACCGGCGACGCTGCGCTGGTAG